gagttcaagaccagcctgggcaacataacaagaccttgttttttttttttttttttttttttttgagacgtagtcttactgtgtcacccaggctgtagtgcagtggtgcgatattggctcactgcaacctccgtctcccaggttcaagcaattcttccgccttAGCctccacaggtgcccaccaccacacccagctaatttttgtatttttagtagggatagggtttcactatgttggccaggctggtctcaaactcctgacctcaagtgatccacctgtctcagcctcccaaagtggtggcattacaggcgtgagccactgcccccagccagaaGTCAATCTTAAAATCAAGAGACTGGACAGACTACTGCTGATGGGGTGCTGACTCTGTCACTTCCTAGCTGTAAACTAACTAGAATCATCtaacctctctctctgtctccctttcttcatctgtgaaatagaggtaatagcacctacctcatagggttctTGCAAGGATTAAAGGAATTAGTTCATATATAGCATTCAGAACAGTGTCTGCTACACAGTAAGTTCTCAAGAACTTACTTAGCTAATGTTAAAATGGTATTCCTTAAAATGAGATCCGGATGAGgatggaaaaactacctatcaggtattatgcttattacctgggtgatgaaataatctgtacaccaaacccccatgacatgcaatttccctgtataacaaacctgcacatgtaccccagaacctaaattaagagtaaatttaaaaagagagagaaatccaTCTTCCACACTccagttgttttggttttttgttttttttttaaacaccctCTGACTTTTCCACGTGCCAGTTTGGATTTGTAGGGTAGTTGTAAGTGTTgggttttttccttctctctagggggaaaaacatataatttagttcaaatcttttttttcctcaaaatattcTACGAGTGAAAGTAATAAAATATCCAACAAGCCTGTTTGAATGAAGATGAGGTATAATTTGCATGATaaagatatatttccatttataaagTTCATCAGCAGAATTAATGACAAATAAAGGGAATATCCAATTAAAGTTTCCCATCCATTAACAATTTGCTTCACTCTCAGGGCAGGAATTTTAAAAGGAGATGCTTAAGTTGgaaatgatttaaatattaagGTTAGTGGCATTAAAAAGGACATGAAATGATCATATTAGGATTCAAGGAAAAGAGATTCTCTAGTCATTTTTGTTGTCAGAGTCAGATGCATTTCCCCTCAATCCTAGTTCCGCGGGCTTTTTCTTGTTCACGAAAATGAGCTGTCAAGAACTGATGGGTGTCATCATAATCAAAGAAAACAAGTTTGCCCTTTAAAGCAAAAGAGGTAATTTGGCTGAAAGCAAATTGGAAACATTTCATATAACGTTGCATTTCCAGTCGCATTCTCTGAAGAATTCAGGCGTTTTGATTTATGCCTGAGAGCTTTGGGGTATAATGGAGAGGACTGCATTCATTAACTACCTTGTTCACATTCATCCTGTGGCCATGGGCAAAGATCCTTCATCCTCGGAGAGGCTGAGAAAGCTCCATGGCTGtccctaaaacttttttttcacttatgaGATAGGAtctaggcctggcgcagtggctcacacctgtaatcccaccactttgggagaccgaggtgggcagatcacctgaggagttcaagaccagcctggtcaacatggtgaaacactgtctctactaaaaatacaaaattaggctagcatggtggtgcatgcctgtaatcctagctactggggaggctgagacaggaaactgcttgcacctgggaggcagagattgcagtgagccaacatcacaccattgcacgcgagcctgggcgacaagagcaaaactctggctgaaaaaaaaaaaaaagaggagaggtagggtcttgctctgtcacccaggctggagtgcagtggtgcgatcatggctcactgcagtctcaacctccccagctcaagcagtcctcctgcctcagctccccaaataGCGgagactacaggtacctgccactgtgacggcctaattttttttttttttttttttttaactttttgtagaagtctcattttgttgcccaggctaatcttgaactcctgggctcaagcaatcttccctccttggcctcccaaagtactgggattacaggtgtgagccaccatgcccagtctcctAAAACTTTGTCTTCAGGAAAAGCCTGAAAGGATCTCATGAGATTCATTAGGGAACAGGAAGTGTGTGTGAACCAAAGTGACTGAAGATAATCCTCAGTCCTCTGCTCCCAAAAGGGcttctggttgtttttttgtttgtttgtttgttttgtttttgttttaagagacagggtctcactctgttgctcaagctgaagtgcagtggcctgatcatagctcactgcagcctcaaactcctgtgctcaagcaatcctcctgcctcagtctcccaaagtgttgggattacaggcgtgaaccatgaCACCTGGACTGATTTTGAATCCATTCTGCCTTGCCAAGGAACTAAACATCCTTAGCACCTGATCTGGcctgcctttcttttttgttcttagtCACTTTAGGTGTTTCTTTGATTCCCTGCCATTCTCTTGGTGTGCTCTTTGGTTTGGTGAGTTGAAGATATCTTTTGTGGCTTCAAGTGTCACTTCCTtctcctgggcaacacagcgagaccctatctctacaaaaataaaaatacaataattagctgggcatggtggcacgtgcctatagtaccagctactcgggagcatgaggcaggaggactgtttgagcccaggaagtcaaggttgcagtgagccatgatcatgccactgcactccagcctgggtgacagagtgagaccctgtgtcaaaaaaaaaaaaaagaggaaatggatCATGGGAAGGCCAAGACACCATTGTCCACTGCAGTACGGCAACTAGAACTCATTGAGTTTAAAAGTGAGCTCATTGTTCTCCCCTCCAAACTTCCTCTCCCAATTTCTGCCATAGTTTCTTAAGGGCCCCATCTTTCACTACCAGTCACCCAAACTCAAAACTCTTCCACTCATCAAGTCCTAATGATTCTTTCTTCAAAACATTTCTCACATCTACagacaatatgaaaataaaagtggcACAGGTAACCTGTAAGTAGTAACTTACAGCTTTCATTGGTGCTTTACTTCTTAGGAGAGGGgggaaagacagacaataaacaaataaacaggtgTATATAGGGATGTCATATGCTGATACTTAACCTGGAGAACAAACAGGATAagggggaagagaagaagaagaatcagGGTGAGGGATGGGGATGTTATGGTGGGTGTCCATCTGAGACATGGTGTTGGTGGGTGGGCAGACATCCTGGGCAGTaggtgttctcttttttttttttttttttatagagatggggccttgctatgtttcccaggctggtcttgaacttctgggctcaaacgatccccccacctcagcttcccaaagtgctaggattacaggcgtgagcccctgtgcctggccaaggcagCAGGTATTCGTTTGATAGTTGCATGAGAAATCACTAAAGTCCTGGACTTGGGATTTTCGTTTTCCTGTGTTAATGCTATTAGTTATTTATTGAACTTTTACAGCATGCAGGCCCTGTGCTGGAAGCTTCTCATTGATCCTGAGGACTCCTGTTTTACATCTGAGGAAGCCCAAGCTCTGGAAGATTAAATGAGCAGCCCAGAGATCCCCAgcaaggatttgaacccaagtggGGCTGTGCAAAGCTAGTACTTTTAGCTATGGTACTATGAAAGCGATATAAATTACTGATCTCTGCCCTAAAGATTTTTCTGAaacagttatttatttacttatctatctgtcttttgaaacagagtcttattctgttgcccaggctggagtacagtgatgcaaacttggcttactgcaacctccgcctcctgggttcaagagattctcatgcctcagtttcccaagtaactgggattaaccCGAgtaacaggcacgcaccaccatacctggcattctctcgtattttcagtagagacggggtttcgccatgttggccaggcttgtcttgaactcctgacctcaggtaatacgcctgccttggcctcccaaagtgctgtgattacaggtgtgagctaccaggcCTGGCCTGAAACAGTCTTTTAGCTAAGCTTTTTACTCTGTAATAAATgtagatttatagaaaagttgcaaggatagtacagagagttcctgtaTGCCCTCCATTCAGCTccccctaatgttaacatcttagaTAAACTTGATGTGTTTGTGAAAGCCACAAAATTAGGCCCGTcacggtggcttatgtctgtattcccaacactaggaggctaaggtaggaggattgcttgagcctaggagttcaagatcagcctgggcaacatagtggagctcatccctacaaaaagttaaaaaattagccagacatcgagcacctgtagtcctagctacttgagaggctgagacaggaggatcacttgagcacagtaggttgaggctggagtgagccatggtcacaccactgcactccagccagggtaacagagTGCCTACAAAATTAATGTTGGTACAATGCTATTAACTAAACTTTAGACTAGATATGGATTTCTCCAGttccactaatgtcctttttccaCTCCAGAATCCAATTCAGAATGCAACATCGCATTTAGTGAAACAGTTTTTCaaattgtatttcaaaattgtatttcaCCACCATCCATGccaccaatttttaaaatcagtacttaaaaatggccgggcgtggtggctcaggcctgtaatctcagcactttgggaggcaaaggcaggtggatcacctgaggtcaggagtttgagaccaacctggccaacattgcaaaaccctgtctctactaaaaatacaaaaattagccaggcgtggtggtgtgcatctgtagtcccagctgctcaggaggctgaggcaggagaatcatttgaacctgggaggcggaggttgcagtgagccgagatcgtgccactgtactgcagcctgggcgacagaggaagactctgcctcaaaacaaacaaacaaaaaaaaactttaaaatcagtgaaaatgTGCCATTCCTAGTCCTGTTAGTCTTAACCACTATCtgccctgtccctgtccctgtcctGCTCAGACTCAGGCTGATGCCTGcggttccattgcccaggctccCTTGTCAGTTGGTTTCCTGCTGGTTTTGGCCAAGGGCAGTAGAAAGAGAGAAACCAGGGTATTTCTCCTCCCCCACTGCCACCGTTCTTTCACCTGCATTTCCGGCAATGTCTCTAGCTCCTCTGGGAACTGATGGCTGTAGTTCAAGCTTCCCCTGGGTGACCCTGGGCCCCAGGCTCACCACCTCTTCATGTGGTGGCTTCCTGCCATTGACAATTGTGGGATGGCTTTGTCTTCCCCTGGTTGGCCTCTCAACTCTCCCATCACTGAGGTAACCAGTCTCTGGTTTTAAATCCTTAGAATGGCATCTGTCTTCCTGGCTAGTCCCTGCCTGACACATGTGCCTGAGACACCTCCAGGCTTGGTCTTCCTGCCCTTGTGGCCCTAACACCCTCACAAAGCTgaaaactgcttccagagaaaggTTCTGTGTAAAAGCGACAGAGGACCTAAGATGAACTCTTAATGTCAACAGTTGTGGTTTCTGCAGCCACACTAACCACACAGATGTCAGCACAGCTACACTCACACCTACCTCTTCCTTTTGCAGGATGGCCAGAGACAATAAAAGCATGAGACCCAAGTAGTCTACTGAAGTCTCCATCTCTGCGGACCTACAGAGGCACAGAGGGCTGCTCACAAGATGGCTTTAGACATTCTTGCCATGGCCCCTTTGTATCAGGCCCCTGCCATCAACAGAATAGGGCCAAAGACAGACCCATCTAACAGGCCAGCTGACCCACTAAAACCCTTGGTTCCCTCTAGGACCAAACTCACCACCATTGAGGCCAAAAGGATCATGTCCATCCTGGATGAGGCAATCTACAAGGTGGAGCTGGTGACCCTGCTGTCATATGTGGCATCCaacagagaggatgtggaggggATGCTGGGGGAAGACATCTTGAGGGCAGTGAGAGAGCACGAGGATCTCTGCCAGGTCCTCCTGGAAAACGTCAGGTgcctgaaggagaaagaaaggcaactgcaggagcaggaagaggctgaggaggaagggtGGCTCAGAGACCGCCTCCTTTCCATAGAGCTGCAGAAATCCAGCCTCTTACCACTTACGCAGCAGATCAAAGACTCCACCAAGAATGTCCTGAGACTCTTGCTCAGCAACCCACAGGCTGCTAGGCTCCTGCAGATGCAGATGCAGAGTAGAAGTGCAGAAGCCCAGAATTTTATTGACAGCCTAATAGAGCTTCGTGGTTTCCTGTTTGAAAAACTAGTCACTAGTCCCATGGAAGCGAGGGATAAGGCCCAGTTCATACAGGATATCAATAGACAGAATAGTAATAACCAACAAATCATCGATACTCTTGAAAATGAATTGGCGGAGAGAATGAAGAACAGGAATGCAGAGGTATTATTTCATAGTACTGCTGAAATTACTGAAGGAGTGACACAAATCTTTTTTGTTGGTTGGGTTTTTCCTcaatgattgattgatttttttttttttaagatgtagtctcgctctgttgtccaggatagagtgcagtggcatgatctcgactcattgcaacctctaccttctgggttcaagcgattcttccacctcagcctcccaagtagctgggattacagacatacgcaaccacgcccagctaatttttgtatttttagtagagataggttttcaccatgttggccaggctggtctagaactcctgacctcaagtgatcctcctgcctcggcctcccaaagtgctggccactgtgcctggccaattgattgactgattttttgatacagggtctcactctgtcacccaggctagagtgcagtggcatgatcacagcacactgcagcctccatctttcaggctcaagcaatcctcccatctcaccctcccaagtagctgggactacaggtgtgtgtcaccatggctggctaattttttgattgtttgtaaGGATGGgctcttgctacgttgcccaggttggtctcgagattctgggttcaagagatccttctgccttggcctcccaaagtgctggggttacaggcatgagccactgtgcccggcctcccccatgatttttttttttttttaaagatggagtcttgctgtgtcacccaggctaaagtgcagtggcaacatcttggttcactgcaacctccacctcccgtgttggGAATGCGTACTTGGTGTCACCAAAATCAACACTGAGACAAAGGATCTCTCAGCAAGGCtagtttactttctgcagaaagggtgccgCTTGCTAGCAGTCTTCCCATGGGAACACACATGAACAAaagagacagggtcatttataacctgacgcatccaccctctgctgtgtgcagtttCCATTGCCTGGAacgggacctcacattctgtactCAACccgattggctagcaacttagaacttcccaaaagaggcaaaggcagaggggaacaaagaaagagaggaaataacTTCTGGAATGCTGAGAGAGGGAAAAACACctccaaa
The Rhinopithecus roxellana isolate Shanxi Qingling chromosome 10, ASM756505v1, whole genome shotgun sequence DNA segment above includes these coding regions:
- the IQCD gene encoding dynein regulatory complex protein 10 isoform X1 encodes the protein MALDILAMAPLYQAPAINRIGPKTDPSNRPADPLKPLVPSRTKLTTIEAKRIMSILDEAIYKVELVTLLSYVASNREDVEGMLGEDILRAVREHEDLCQVLLENVRCLKEKERQLQEQEEAEEEGWLRDRLLSIELQKSSLLPLTQQIKDSTKNVLRLLLSNPQAARLLQMQMQSRSAEAQNFIDSLIELRGFLFEKLVTSPMEARDKAQFIQDINRQNSNNQQIIDTLENELAERMKNRNAEVEKENFVIQELKNHLHQVLKFSENSLLRTKQEAEKQQNADFRASQARLAKIQQEILQLQSQFYNLVMENREAEQALRKKKYKVETEIENWIQKYDTKMGEKQEELEDLEAVHREEKITLEELRWRHKVLVEEFVQIREEREINSKKRMEAEQEMVRMVRAATLIQAFWKGYLVRSLLRSKKKRGKGKAKGKEKGKQKGKEKGKGKK
- the IQCD gene encoding dynein regulatory complex protein 10 isoform X2; translated protein: MALDILAMAPLYQAPAINRIGPKTDPSNRPADPLKPLVPSRTKLTTIEAKRIMSILDEAIYKVELVTLLSYVASNREDVEGMLGEDILRAVREHEDLCQVLLENVRCLKEKERQLQEQEEAEEEGWLRDRLLSIELQKSSLLPLTQQIKDSTKNVLRLLLSNPQAARLLQMQMQSRSAEAQNFIDSLIELRGFLFEKLVTSPMEARDKAQFIQDINRQNSNNQQIIDTLENELAERMKNRNAEEELEDLEAVHREEKITLEELRWRHKVLVEEFVQIREEREINSKKRMEAEQEMVRMVRAATLIQAFWKGYLVRSLLRSKKKRGKGKAKGKEKGKQKGKEKGKGKK